A segment of the Aridibaculum aurantiacum genome:
TCCTGAAAGCTTCCTTCAAAGCAATGCACCTGGCACTTGACAACCTGAAGCGTAAGCCAAAATATATATTGGTTGATGGCAATCGGTTTACACCTTACCAGGATGTAAAACACAAGTGCATCATCAAAGGAGATGGCTTGTATGCATCTATTGCTGCTGCCAGTATTTTAGCCAAAACCTACCGCGATGACTACATGCGCAAGTTGCACGAAGAATACCCGCTGTACCACTGGTGCAACAATAAAGGCTATGGTACAGAAGAACATCGCCTGGCTATAGAAGCTTTTGGCCTTACCAAGTACCACAGGTTAAGTTTCAATATTGCAGCCAAACAACTTTCGCTCGACCTGGAAGAAGAGCATGTGCTGATGTAGGAGAGTGGAGGATTTTTGATTTCAGATTTAAGATTTCAGATTTGAAACTCCGTGAATACTTTTAACGACTTCAGCAAATAGTTGGCTCAGTTTAGCATCTGCCTTTCCTGCTACTTCTATTATCTCAGCTATATCCACCGGCTTCAGGTTATCAGGATCACATTCATCAGTAATAACTGAAACAGCCGCACAAGGAATACCTGCCTGGTTAGCCACTATCACTTCAGGAACTGTACTCATGCCTACCAGGTCAGCACCTATGTTCCTGAGGTAGCGATATTCTGCTCGTGTTTCCAGGTTTGGACCTATAACAGAAGCATATACTCCTTCATGAAGATGAAGACCTAATTCAGCTGCTTTGTTTTTAAAAGCCTTAGCAAGGACAGGTGAATAAGGCTGGCTCATATCAGGAAAACGTGAACCAAAGGCAGGATCTGTAAGACCACGCAGCGGGTTCTCCGGTTGAAGATTTATATGGTCATCCAGCAGTACCAGGTCACCTTTTTTGTAAGCACTATTTATACCTCCTGCAGCATTGCTAAGCAGCAGCTGTTTTATTCCAAGCTCCTTCATCACCCTTATGGGAAATGTGATCTGCTGCATGCTGTAGCCTTCGTAGTAGTGAAAGCGCCCTTGCATAGCAAGCACTGTTACGTCACCTATTTTGCCATAAACCAGCTGCCCTTTATGAAACTCTACAGTGGCAATAGGAAAATGAGGTATCTCGTGGTAGGGAATAGTTTTTTCAACTTCTATATGTTGCAGTAATTGTCCCAAGCCTGTTCCTAATACAATACCTGTAGAGGGCGATAAAATTCCATTTTTTATAAGGTATTGAGCTGTATCGTGTATCTTCTGCAGGTAATTTTCCATAGCGTTTAATAAACAATAAAACTAAAGCAAATGTTTATTCGTAAAGAATATTCAGATTTTACATCATTGGCCTTAGCTTCATAAAAAACTATTACATGAGTAACCACTACTACAACGCCACAGACCTGGGCAAGTTTGGAAACATCACAGACTTTCAAAAAGAGGCAGGAGAAAAATTCTTTGCATGGTATGGAGAAGTATTTAAAGACAGTGCACTTTCAGCAAGAGAGAAATCATTGATAGCATTGGCAGTGGCTCATGCCGTACAGTGTCCGTATTGTATAGATGCCTACAGCAGCGATGCCTACGAGAAAGGTTATAGTGAAGAGCAAATGATGGAAGCCGTACACGTAGCAGCCGCCATTCGTGGAGGCGCATCATTGGTACACGGTGTACAAATGATGAACAAGGTGAAAGAAATAGCGATGTAATCTCAAATAGATTTAGAATACCCGAAGCCAGCTTCAGGTTTGGATTAGCAGCAGGCATAAAACAGCAACATGAAGTCATTAAAAGCACAGGGAAGTAATTTAGCAGATGCACTTACACAGGTAGATATACTGGAGCATGGCTATGGCGATTCTTTCAAGCTGGTCCCTTTCCAGGAGAAGCTGCAGAACGTTGGCTTGTTGCCTTTGCGCCCAACCAACATTAATATCTTCCAGGTGAACGTTGGTAAGATGTGTAACCAGGTGTGTAAGCATTGCCATGTAGATGCTGGTCCTGATCGTAAAGAGATAATGACCATTGAAACCATGCAGCAATGCCTGGATGTGCTGGCCGCAAACCCGCAACTAAATGTAGTAGATCTTACAGGTGGTGCGCCTGAAATGAACCCCAACTTCAGGTGGTTTGTGCAGGAAATAAGAAAGCTGGACAGGCACGTGATCGTTCGCTGCAATCTTACCATCATTCTTGCCAATAAAAAATACCACGATCTGCCGCAGTTCTACAAAGAGCATAAGATAGAGGTGGTTTCATCGTTACCTTTTTATACGCAAGACCGAACCGACAGGCAGCGCGGCAACGGTGTGTTTGAAGACAGCATCAAAGGCCTGCAAATGCTGAACGAAGTTGGTTATGGTATAGAAGGAACAGGATTAACGCTGAACCTTGTGTACAATCCTGCCGGCGCTTTTCTTCCTCCATCGCAAACTGCATTGGAAGCTGAGTATAAGCAGGCGCTGATGGAGCGATACAACATCCGATTCAACCAGCTTTTTGTGATAACAAATATGCCCATCAGCCGATACCTTGACTACCTGCTGCAAACGGGTAACTATGATAAGTACATGGAAAAGCTCACGAATGCTTTCAACCCTGCAGCGGCAGCAAACGTGATGTGTCGTAGTACGCTGTCAATCGGTTGGGATGGCTATATCTATGACTGCGATTTCAACCAGATGCTGGAAATGAAAGTTGATGCATCCTCACGGCATATTTCTGCATTTGACCTGGCAGCACTTCAACAGCGCCCAATCGTTATCAATCAACACTGCTTTGGATGCACTGCCGGATCGGGTAGTAGCTGTGGTGGAGCCGTAACTTAATCCTTAAAATTGCCAGTATGGAATCTGCCATCACAAAAGCGCTCATCATATTTGTTAGGAATACGGAAAAAGGAAAAGTAAAGACACGTATAGCCAAAGATCTTGGAGATGACAAGACACTGGAAGTATACAAGTATCTTCTCCAGTATACTGCTGATATTGCCAATACGGTCAACTGCCACCGCTTTGTTTTCTACTCAGATTATGTGCACATCAGCGACCTGTTTGACGACAAGTGTTTTACCAAGTTTGTGCAGGAAGGAAATGATCTTGGCGAGCGTATGCATAATGCATTAGAGAAAGTTTTTTCACTGGGTCATAAAGAAGTTTGCATTATCGGCAGTGATTGCTATCAACTGCAGCCAGATCATATAGATGAAGCTTTTGCAGAACTGGAGAGCCACGATGTGGTTGTAGGTCCAACTACAGATGGGGGTTATTATCTACTGGGGATGAAACAGGCAAACCTCAGGTTGTTTCAGCAAAAGGATTGGGGCACTTCTACTGTATTTGACGATACAGTGGCCGACCTTACGCAGCTACAGTTGAAGTACAAAGAATTGGAACAACTGGACGATGTGGATACCATGGATGATTTATTAGCTACAGATATTCTGGCTAATCTATCTTCAGATTAATTAAATCTGCTGCGGCTTGGGATATCAAATTCTAAAACTATACGTTCGCTTCATGATGTGGTTGTTCTGCAACCGCGTTTCCTTCAATAAAAAAGAGCTGCTGGATGTAAAAGGTCCTTTGCTTATAACCGCCAATCATCCGGACTCTTTTTTTGATGCACTAGTGCTGGTGGTACAGTTTAAACAGCAGGTGCACTTCCTGGCGCGGGGCGATGTTTTTATAAAGAAAAGAGTTGCCGCTGTGCTTCGTTGGTTGGGCCTCATCCCCATTTACAGGATAACAGAAGGAGCACAAAACCTTCACCTGAATGAAGAAACCTTTGAAACCTGCAGGCAGTTGTTTCGAGAAGGAGGTATTGTGCTGATTTTCATAGAAGGTCTGTGCGAGAACAATTGGGTCTTGCGTCCTTTTAAAAAAGGAGCGGCAAGACTGGCTACCAGTAGCTGGGCCGGCGACGGAATGGAAAATGAACTGCAGGTGATGCCATTAGGCATATCGTATAACCACTACCGCGGCTTTGGAAAAAACATAATTGTGGAGATGACAGACCCTGTGAGGAAGGAGCAGCTTCAATTGGAAGGTGAGGGAGCTACAGCGGTCAATATGTTCAATATCCACATGAGAAATATGATCAGCCAGTTGATGGTAAGATTGGATACTGCGGTGAAACAGAAAAAGATAAATGCAGCCTTTGCTCAGGCCACTTCTACTGTAGCAGTAAAAGAAGCCTTATATGCTGATCGTCCAAGAAAAGTGAAAGCTGGTTCTTTATTATGGTTTATCCCGGCAGCTCTTGGGGCTTTTGTTCATGCGCCACTTTATATTCCACTAAGTCAATTGGTAAAGAAGAAAACAAAAGGAACTGTTTTCTATGATTCAGTATTGTTCGCCTCACTATTAGTTTGCTACCCGCTATACCTGTTACTATTGTTCCTGCTCTTGTGGCATTATGCTGGAGGATTGGTTGCTTTACTGGCTACACTGGCAGCACCTCTACTGGCACGAGCTGCAGTTGTATATCGTGCGCAGCATACTACTTCACTTTAGACAAGCTCATCATGCCAATCATCCAATCAGGCAGTGGGGTGTTCTTTTTTCTTTTCTTCAGGTCAAAGTACCAGTTGAGTTTTTTCAAGATGGGCACCTTATGTGTTTCCACCAACTCTATCAATGTACCATCCGGATCTTCTATATAAGCAAACCTGCCGGCAGAAGTTCCCATGCTAAAGCTATCGGCACTATCTACAGTAAACGGTTGGGCAGATGCAGTAGCTTTTTGCTTTAGCGCATCCATATCTGTTACATCGAAGCATACATGTATAAAGCCACAGTCGCCCCAGTAGCGGTTAGCATAGATCTTAGATGGCTCCCTGTCCAGGCACTGAACCAGTTCTATTTCTACATCGCCCAGTAATTTGGAAAAGGCACCGCAGGGTGTAAAAGTTTTATGCAACAGCACACGCCTGTACTGCTCGTTACTAATGGTAGGAATATCATCAAAAGTCCCGGTAACATCAAATACCACTTCCTGCAGGTCAAGCAGGTCTTTGTAAAAAGCAACCGAACGCTCCATATCACTTACGCCTATCACCACACCCAGTACACCACCAACACAGTGGCGCGTAGTTTTAAACTTCTGGTGATACTCTACTACCTGGAAGTTGTTGCCGTTGATATCTTTCATCCACGATGACCTTTGGCCATGCGGAGACACAGTGACGGGTGCATAGGAAGGGAAATTTTCTGCAAGACTATCTATATCGCAGGAGCGCATTTTTACTCCGTAAATGCCAATATCTCCATAGGTAGGTTGAGTAAATGGAAAAGCAGGTTGCCTGCTTTGGAATTGCCAAAGTTCAAAACCACCACCACCCTGCATATTCAGTGTAAGAATGGCTTCGCGTGAATGTACCTCGTTGCCGGTGTAGCGTGTCATGAGGCTTGCTTCTGCTTTGTCCTCAAACACCAGCACATCCATACCAAAAAGGTCTTTGTAATAATGCTTTGCTTCCTGCGCGTTCACAACGCCAATGCCTACCTGTTGTATGCCGGTTACTAACGATTTCATGTTACCTGTAATTAAGGAGCCTCTTGTAAGTCATGGCCATTTCTTCATCTGATGCTTTGCCACTCTTCCACATCTTCATTACCCTGTAATTAGCATATAACACTTTGAAGTAGCTATTGGTTTCATATTTACGTGCACTTACCAATATATCTTTTGGAATTATTTTGAAACGGTATCCTGCTTCTTTAGCACGCTTAATAAAATCATATTCTTCCATGATCCGCATACTCCTGTAGCCATCCAGATTTTCAAAAACCTGTCGCTTTACAAACAAGGTTTGATCGCCGCCCCTACACCATATAAATGGAAACCTGGTAAAAAAGCTATTCACCTTTAGCAGCGGGTGATCGCTGTCGAACTTATACCGATAACAACCCATATCATACCCTTCTTTCAAAGCCGCGGCTATGTCTGTTATATAATCAGGGTGGATCTTTACATCAGCATGAACAAAATATAAGATCTCTTCAGGGCACAGGGAAGCAGCATAATTCATTTGCGCAGCACGTGAGCGTTGTGGAGATACAACAGCAAGATCGGCTCCGGTGTCCTTAGCTTCCTGCAGTGTATCATCAGTACTTCCACCATCACTTACAATTATTCGCATGGAAGCTTCTCGCTTATTCTTCAGCAACGACGTGACCAGGTTGCCAATGGAGCCTGCTTCGTTGTAAGTAGGAATGATAACAGCTATGTTCATGTGCAAGCCTTTTATAAGTAATACGCAAAATCAGGGAGAAGGGTTTATACAAAAATTTTTTTCCGTCTCCTCTTTAGTTTTACAAGCTATAGTTATCTTCTCACATTATTTAAAAATACTAATGGAAAATGATGTGCTGCTGCGGCAGTGGCGAAAAGAAGATTGTAATGCACTGGCAGCTATTGCTAATAATAAAAAGATATGGCTAAACGTGCGTGACCGGTTTCCACATCCGTATACCATTAAAGATGCCTTGGAGTGGATAGATCACACCAACCAGCAGCAGCCGCTGCAAAACCTGGCCATCATTTACAAGTCCCAACTAGCCGGAAGTATAGGCGTTACAGTTCGCGATGATGTCTATAGAAAAAGTATAGAGATCGGTTATTTCATCGGTGAACCATTTTGGGGAAAAGGAATAGCTACCATTGCCGTAGCACAAATGCTGCAATACATAAAGCAGCGTTTTGATGTAGTGCGCGTATATGCTGAAGTTTTCGAAACCAATCATGCATCCATGAAAGTATTGGAGAAGAACGGCTTCAAGCACGAAGGCATCAGGAAAAAAGCGGTCATCAAAAACAACGTGTTGATGGATGACCACGTATGGGTAAAATTCATATAATAAATAACGGGCGGTTACGTTATAAGCCGTATCAAAATTTTAAATGGGTACATGTGAATGGAGAAAATGAATTTCCAGAAGCTTTTATCTATGCAGGCTTTACCGGCTACAGTAGCTGGAAACACCTCATATAATAACTTCTAAATTATCGTTCAACCTATTACCTTCGTTGCCCTAAACCACTAATTGTTTATGAAATCTATCACCAGGTTGTCGCTGCTGCTATTGCTTTCAGCAGCGGTCTTTACTTCATGTAAAAAATCTGCACCCAAACAAACGAGGCATATTCCAAAAAATGCTGTTTTTGTTGCTGCCATCAACACCAAAGCCATCACCAACAAATTGGCTAAAAGCCAGGCTACGGTAGAAAATTTATTCAAGTCATTCTCGAAGGATGATACGACTGTAAGCAAAGGCAAAAAAGAATGGGAAGAATTCCAAAACTCAGGAATTGACCTAAGCGAAAACTTCTATGTATCTGTTGTTCAGAAAAGCGGCGGCATGGGTATGGCCGGCGGTAACTCTATTGTAGCAGGTATCGGCGGTTTAAAGGATGCCGGTAAAATGGAAGCTTATGTAAAGAAGAAGCAACCCAATGCAGAAATAAGAAAAGAGAAAGATTATTCTTATGCTAATGTAGAGGGCAACAGCATTGTAGCATGGGGCAACGACCTTGTGTTGGTAATGACTGCAAACCAGAATGCAGGAATGCAGATGGAATTTGACAGCACTACCGGCGAATACAACTTCAAGCAACCAGCCAATACCGGCAATGACCTGAAATCTGAAGTAGCGGCTTATTTCGCTATGAAAGAGGACCAGTCTATTGCTTCTATTCCTGAGTTCAGAGACCTGATGCAGGAAAATGCAGACGGAAGTTTCTGGGTGAACTCTACTTCAAGTTTAGAGAATATGCCTATTCCTTTACCTAAGGTGAAGGAGCTGATCGAAAATAGTTTCACCGCAGCAACACTCAATTTTGAAGATGGTAAAGTAGTGGTAGAAACAAGGTCGTATAGCAGCCCGGCGCTTAGCAATATCCTGAAGAAATATGCTGGTCCTACAGTTGACCTGAACATGGTAGAGCGTTATCCTTCTAAAAACATCAACGGTTTCATGGCTTTTGCTTTCAACCCGGGAATGATCAACGACATCATCATGCACCTGGAAGTAAAAGGTGTTGCTGACCAGTATTTGTCAAACGCTCTTGGTGGACAGTACACAGTAGAAGATGTAGCAAAAGCTATTAAAGGCGATATGGCTGTTGTTGTTTCTGATTTCACTATGCCACAGGTTGATCCTGCTACAGGTATGCCAAAGACAGCTAGCCCAATGAGGATGGTGCTGAATGTGCCTGTAGGCGATAAAGCCCAGATGAACAGGCTAATGGATAAACTGGTAGAGATGGGATTGATGGTAAAACAAGGTAATGAATATCGTGCTACTGAAGCCATCAGCAGAACCGGCTACCAGGTAGTGGTGGATGATAAAAATCTATTGGCTGCATCTGACGCAGAGTTATTGGCACAATACAAAGCCGGTAATGCAAA
Coding sequences within it:
- a CDS encoding 1-acyl-sn-glycerol-3-phosphate acyltransferase — protein: MMWLFCNRVSFNKKELLDVKGPLLITANHPDSFFDALVLVVQFKQQVHFLARGDVFIKKRVAAVLRWLGLIPIYRITEGAQNLHLNEETFETCRQLFREGGIVLIFIEGLCENNWVLRPFKKGAARLATSSWAGDGMENELQVMPLGISYNHYRGFGKNIIVEMTDPVRKEQLQLEGEGATAVNMFNIHMRNMISQLMVRLDTAVKQKKINAAFAQATSTVAVKEALYADRPRKVKAGSLLWFIPAALGAFVHAPLYIPLSQLVKKKTKGTVFYDSVLFASLLVCYPLYLLLLFLLLWHYAGGLVALLATLAAPLLARAAVVYRAQHTTSL
- a CDS encoding arsenosugar biosynthesis-associated peroxidase-like protein, with product MSNHYYNATDLGKFGNITDFQKEAGEKFFAWYGEVFKDSALSAREKSLIALAVAHAVQCPYCIDAYSSDAYEKGYSEEQMMEAVHVAAAIRGGASLVHGVQMMNKVKEIAM
- a CDS encoding VOC family protein, which translates into the protein MKSLVTGIQQVGIGVVNAQEAKHYYKDLFGMDVLVFEDKAEASLMTRYTGNEVHSREAILTLNMQGGGGFELWQFQSRQPAFPFTQPTYGDIGIYGVKMRSCDIDSLAENFPSYAPVTVSPHGQRSSWMKDINGNNFQVVEYHQKFKTTRHCVGGVLGVVIGVSDMERSVAFYKDLLDLQEVVFDVTGTFDDIPTISNEQYRRVLLHKTFTPCGAFSKLLGDVEIELVQCLDREPSKIYANRYWGDCGFIHVCFDVTDMDALKQKATASAQPFTVDSADSFSMGTSAGRFAYIEDPDGTLIELVETHKVPILKKLNWYFDLKKRKKNTPLPDWMIGMMSLSKVK
- a CDS encoding TIGR04283 family arsenosugar biosynthesis glycosyltransferase, whose amino-acid sequence is MNIAVIIPTYNEAGSIGNLVTSLLKNKREASMRIIVSDGGSTDDTLQEAKDTGADLAVVSPQRSRAAQMNYAASLCPEEILYFVHADVKIHPDYITDIAAALKEGYDMGCYRYKFDSDHPLLKVNSFFTRFPFIWCRGGDQTLFVKRQVFENLDGYRSMRIMEEYDFIKRAKEAGYRFKIIPKDILVSARKYETNSYFKVLYANYRVMKMWKSGKASDEEMAMTYKRLLNYR
- a CDS encoding GNAT family N-acetyltransferase, which produces MENDVLLRQWRKEDCNALAAIANNKKIWLNVRDRFPHPYTIKDALEWIDHTNQQQPLQNLAIIYKSQLAGSIGVTVRDDVYRKSIEIGYFIGEPFWGKGIATIAVAQMLQYIKQRFDVVRVYAEVFETNHASMKVLEKNGFKHEGIRKKAVIKNNVLMDDHVWVKFI
- the arsS gene encoding arsenosugar biosynthesis radical SAM (seleno)protein ArsS (Some members of this family are selenoproteins.); its protein translation is MKSLKAQGSNLADALTQVDILEHGYGDSFKLVPFQEKLQNVGLLPLRPTNINIFQVNVGKMCNQVCKHCHVDAGPDRKEIMTIETMQQCLDVLAANPQLNVVDLTGGAPEMNPNFRWFVQEIRKLDRHVIVRCNLTIILANKKYHDLPQFYKEHKIEVVSSLPFYTQDRTDRQRGNGVFEDSIKGLQMLNEVGYGIEGTGLTLNLVYNPAGAFLPPSQTALEAEYKQALMERYNIRFNQLFVITNMPISRYLDYLLQTGNYDKYMEKLTNAFNPAAAANVMCRSTLSIGWDGYIYDCDFNQMLEMKVDASSRHISAFDLAALQQRPIVINQHCFGCTAGSGSSCGGAVT
- a CDS encoding DUF4836 family protein; this translates as MKSITRLSLLLLLSAAVFTSCKKSAPKQTRHIPKNAVFVAAINTKAITNKLAKSQATVENLFKSFSKDDTTVSKGKKEWEEFQNSGIDLSENFYVSVVQKSGGMGMAGGNSIVAGIGGLKDAGKMEAYVKKKQPNAEIRKEKDYSYANVEGNSIVAWGNDLVLVMTANQNAGMQMEFDSTTGEYNFKQPANTGNDLKSEVAAYFAMKEDQSIASIPEFRDLMQENADGSFWVNSTSSLENMPIPLPKVKELIENSFTAATLNFEDGKVVVETRSYSSPALSNILKKYAGPTVDLNMVERYPSKNINGFMAFAFNPGMINDIIMHLEVKGVADQYLSNALGGQYTVEDVAKAIKGDMAVVVSDFTMPQVDPATGMPKTASPMRMVLNVPVGDKAQMNRLMDKLVEMGLMVKQGNEYRATEAISRTGYQVVVDDKNLLAASDAELLAQYKAGNAKAGISNDIMGDFKGKNAAFYVNIESILNQFPAEGGPNAVMPQAKATFRDAKGHADNFNGKYTAGHFELRMKNEKENSLVSLVQFLSSVGHTFSNPANISVDDVELEELEPSKTDTAQ
- a CDS encoding ribonuclease HII, translating into MLQPFYQKRYTEAGCDEAGRGCYAGPVFAAAVILPKDFYHPLLNDSKQVSEANRNELRKVIEEQATCYSVAMVDNEEIDKINILKASFKAMHLALDNLKRKPKYILVDGNRFTPYQDVKHKCIIKGDGLYASIAAASILAKTYRDDYMRKLHEEYPLYHWCNNKGYGTEEHRLAIEAFGLTKYHRLSFNIAAKQLSLDLEEEHVLM
- a CDS encoding purine-nucleoside phosphorylase is translated as MENYLQKIHDTAQYLIKNGILSPSTGIVLGTGLGQLLQHIEVEKTIPYHEIPHFPIATVEFHKGQLVYGKIGDVTVLAMQGRFHYYEGYSMQQITFPIRVMKELGIKQLLLSNAAGGINSAYKKGDLVLLDDHINLQPENPLRGLTDPAFGSRFPDMSQPYSPVLAKAFKNKAAELGLHLHEGVYASVIGPNLETRAEYRYLRNIGADLVGMSTVPEVIVANQAGIPCAAVSVITDECDPDNLKPVDIAEIIEVAGKADAKLSQLFAEVVKSIHGVSNLKS
- a CDS encoding TIGR04282 family arsenosugar biosynthesis glycosyltransferase, which translates into the protein MESAITKALIIFVRNTEKGKVKTRIAKDLGDDKTLEVYKYLLQYTADIANTVNCHRFVFYSDYVHISDLFDDKCFTKFVQEGNDLGERMHNALEKVFSLGHKEVCIIGSDCYQLQPDHIDEAFAELESHDVVVGPTTDGGYYLLGMKQANLRLFQQKDWGTSTVFDDTVADLTQLQLKYKELEQLDDVDTMDDLLATDILANLSSD